The Streptomyces kanamyceticus DNA segment TCTGCTGATAGCCCGCGTCCGTGAACACCTTGATCATCTTGGTGTTGGCGGGCAGCACCTCGGCCACGAAGCGGCGGATGCCGCGCTCCCTGGCGACGGCCGCGATGTGTTCGAGGAGCGCGGAGGCCACTCCCCTGCCCTGGTGGGCGTCCTGCACGAGGAAGGCGACCTCGGCCTCGTCGGCGGGCGCGCTGGCGGCCATGCCGCGCCCGTCGATGCGGTCGTAGCGCACGGTGGCGATGAACTCGCCGCCGACGGTCGCCGCGAGCCCCACCCGGTCCACCTGGTCGTGATGGGTGAACCGGTGCACGTCCTTGGCGGAGAGGCGGGGGTAGGGCGCGAAGAACCGGTAGTACTTCGACTCGTCGGAGACCTGTTCGTAGAAGCTGACCAGACGGTCCGCGTCCGCGGCCCTGATGGGCCTGATCCGGGCGGTGCCCCCGTCGCGCAGCACCACATCGGCTTCCCAGTGGGCGGGATAGTCGTGCCGATCCTGCTGATCCGACGGGCTCTGCATGGGGCCAGGGTACGGGTCGCGCGTCCGCTGGGGCCGGGGCAGGCTAGGACAGGTCGAAAGGCGGCCGGGAGCGGGACGTACGTCCGGCAGAGCACCCGTGACGGCATGAGACACTGGTCTAGACAAGTGTGAAACACCTGGAAGGGCAGCAACACATGGCTGAGCGCCGCGTCAACGTCGGCTGGGCCGAGGGCCTTCACGCCCGACCCGCCTCCATCTTCGTCCGCGCGGCCACGGCCGCCGGCGTCCCCGTGACGATCGCCAAGGCCGACGGCAACCCGGTCAACGCCGCCTCGATGCTCGCGGTGCTCGGCCTGGGCGCCCAGGGCGGCGAGGAGATCGTGCTCGCCTCCGACGCCGAGGGCGCGGACGCCGCCCTCGACCGCCTGGCGAAGCTCGTCGCCGAGGGCCTCGAGGAGCTCCCGGAGACGGTCTAGGACACGTTCCACGAAACACGTCGATGGGGTCACCCGGAATTCCGGGTGACCCCATCGACGTATTCCCCATCAATGCATGCGCGGGGAAACAAAAAGACAAAGAGGGAAAGGGGAAAGGGCCTCTTTTTGGGCCTCTCTTTGCGTACGTCTTGTATACGGCGCCCGTGTTAATTCGGGAGCGCCGCCGTGTTTACGGCAGGTTGCACTTCGCTCACACCGTCGCCCCGCACCGGTGGGCGCAATCGGTACGCGCCCTTCGCCCGCTCCACGTGCGCCGCGGTCAGCGCCCTGGCGCGCTCCGCGTCCCCGCGGGACACCGCGTCGACGATCGCCGCCCGCTCGGACCACGACTCCGGAGAGGCCGCCCGGGCCTCCACGACGTACATCCAGTCGACCTTGCGCCGCAGCTGGGTGAGCAGCACGCCGATGCCGGGGCCGCCGGACGCCTGGGCGAGCGTCTCGTGGAACCAGCCCACCAGCGAGCGCAGATCCTCCCCCTGCCCGCGCCGTGAGCGGTCCTGGCCGAGCCTGACCAGGCCGCGAAGGACCTTGAGGTGCGCCTCGGTGCGGTGCTGCGCCGCGCGCGCCGCCGCGAGCGGTTCCAGCAGCGCCCGGACCTCCAGGAGGTCGGCGGCCTCCCGCCCGGTGGGCTCGGCCACGCACGCGCCCGCGTGCCTGCGGGTCACCACGAAACCCTCCGCCTCCAGGGTGCGCAGCGCCTCGCGCACGGGAACGCGCGATACTCCGTAGCGTCGCGCGAGGAGTTCCTCGGTGAGCCGGCCGCCCCGTTCATGGACGCCGGAGACGATGTCGTCCCGGATGGCCGTGCAGACCGATTGCGCGGGAATGCGCATGACCCAACCTCCGCCTTAATCCCCGCGAAACGCGGTCGATTGACGCTCGCCCGTCGACTCTATTGCAGGGCGCGGTGATTTCCGACGGCGGGCCGAAATTCATGGATGCCTTTTGGCCAAGACGAAAGCCCCGGCTCCAGTGGAGCCGGGGCTTTCGGTGCGTCGCGGAGGGGGCGGGTCAGACGTTGACGCCGTGCCCGCGCAGGTACGCGATGGGGTCCATGTCCGAGCCGTAGTCGGCGCCGGTGCGGGCCTCGAAGTGGAGGTGGGGGCCACTGGAGTTGCCGGTGGAGCCCGAGAGGCCGATCTGCTGGCCCGGGGTGACCGTCTGGCCGACGGTGACGCCGAGGGACGACATGTGGCCGTACTGGGTGTACGTGCCGTCGTTCATCTTGATGACCACGTTGTTGCCGTAGGCGCCGCCCCAGCCGGCCTCGACGACGGTGCCGGAGCCGACCGCGTGGACCGAGGTGCCGGACGCGGCGTGGAAGTCGATGCCGGTGTGGCTGCCGGAGGACCACATGGCGCCACCGGTCTGGTAGCCCGTGGAGACGTACGAGCCGGAGATCGGGGCGACGAAGGTGTTCAGGCGCTTGCGCTCGGCCTCGCGGGCGGCGCGCTCCTTGGCCTCGCGCTCCTCCTTGGCCTTGGCCTTCGCCTTGGCCTCGGCCTTGCGCTTCTCCTCGGCGGCCTGCTTCTTGGCGGCCTCTTCGGCCTTCTTCGCGGCAGCGGCGTCGTCGGCGGCCTGCTTCTGCGCGGCGGCCTGGGCGTCGACGCTCTCGGCGAGCGAGTCGCCCACGGAGATGGCCTGGGTGAGGCCGGTGTGCTCGACGGCGGCGTCTTCGGCGGCGAGCGCCGGAGCGGCCAGGCCTCCGATGACACCGGTGGTGGTGAGCGCGGCGACGCCCGCTACGTTCGCGGTGGTACGCGTGAGGCGGCTCGGACGACGGTGCTTCCCGGTGGCACGGGTGAACGCCATGAAGCGGCTGATCCTTTCCTTCCTTCTCGCCTACCGGGTTAGCTGACGGGTTCGGAGCAGGAAGGTCTCCTACGAGTTCCTCGCCTCGCGGCAAGGTTCCCGATTCACCCCAGGGGACGTGTGGGTCCCCGGCTCCCCTGGCTCGCGCCGTACGGGGACTCGGCGATGACTGTCCGGTGCCGCGGATGCGACGTACTGCGTGACGGACAGCCGGATTGAAGCTAAACGGACCGTCTTTCAATCGACAAACAGAACTAGCTTTTTGTAGCGCACGCCACAGGGCAGACAGGCAACCTCCATATGAATTCGGACATATGGGGACCCCAGCGGCCACTTCGGCCACCGGGGTCCCGATATGTCCTGACTGCCCCTCAGCTCGTGACGACGGTCACTTCGCCGATCCCGAGCGCCCTGACGGGCTCCTCGATCTCCTCGGCGTCGCCGACGAGGATCGTCACCAGGCGGTCCTCCGGGAAGGCGTTCACGACGGCCGCGGTGGCCTCCACGGTGCCGGTGGCGGCGAGCTGCCGGTACAGCTGCGCCTGGAAGTCGTCCGGCAGGTGCTGCTCGACCTGGTCGGCGAGCGTGGCCGCCACGGAGGACGCCATCTCGTACTTGAGCGGGGCCACGCCCACCAGGTTCTGCACGGCCACGTCACGCTCGGCGTCCGTGAGGCCCTCGGCGGCCAGCGTGCGCAGCACCTTCCAGAGGTCGTCGAGCGCGGGTCCGGTGGACGCCGTGTCGACCGAGCCGCTGATGGCGAGCATCGCCGCACCCGAGCCGTCCGGCGCGGAACGCAGCACCTGGCCGAACGCCCGTACGCCGTAGGTGTATCCCTTCTCCTCGCGCAGGACGCGGTCCAGGCGCGAGGTGAGGGTGCCGCCCAGGCAGTACGTACCGAGCACCTGGGCGGGCCAGACGCGGTCGTGCCGGTCGGCGCCGATGCGGCCGATCAGGAGCTGCGTCTGCACCGCGCCGGGGCGGTGCACGATCACGACGCGGCCGGTGTCGTCGGCGGTCACCGGGGGCACCGGACGCGGCTGGGCCGTGTCGCCGGTCCAGGCGCCGACGGTGTCGGCGAGGACGGCGTCCAGATCCGTCCCCGTGAGGTCGCCGACGATGACGAAGGTGGCCGTCGCGGGCCGGACGTGCTTCTCGTAGAAGGCGCGCACGGCCGCCGAGTCGATGGCCGCGACCGTCTCCTCGGTGCCCTGGCGCGGCCGCGACATGCGCGAGGTCGCGGGGAAGAGCTGCCGGGAGAGCTCCTTGGCGGCGCGGCGGGCCGGGTTGGCCGCCTCGTGCGGGATCTCGTCCAGGCGGTTGGCCACCAGGCGCTCGATCTCGCTGTCCGCGAAGGCCGGGGCGCGCAACGCGTCGGCGAGCAGGCCGAGCGCCTTCGGGAGCCGGGAGACCGGGACTTCGAGCGACACGCGTACGCCCGGGTGGTCGGCGTGCGCGTCGAGCGTGGCGCCACAGCGGTCGAGCTCGGCGGCGAACTCCTCGGCGGAGTGCTTGTCGGTGCCCTCGTTGAAGGCCCTCGCCATGATCGTGGCGACGCCGTCGAGGCCCGCGGGCTCGGCCTCGAGAGGCGCTTCGAGGTGGATCTCGACGGCGACCACCTGCTGGCCGGGGCGGTGGCAGCGCAGCACCGTGAGGCCGTTGGTGAGGGTGCCGCGCTCGGGCGCGGGGAAGGCCCAGGGCTTGGCGGTGCCCGCCTGGGGTTGCGCGTGGAACTGCATCGTCGCGGCCTCGGTCACTTCGCCGCCTCCTCGTCGTCTGCGTCGGCGTCGGCGCCGTCTTCGGGGGTCACCGGCTCGTACACGAGCACCGCGCGGTTGTCGGGGCGCAGGCGGGCCTTGGCGATCTCCTGGACCTCCTCGGCGGTCACCTCGAGAACGCGCCCGACGGCGGTCAGGGCGAGCTGCGGGTCACCGAACAGGACGGCGTACCTGCACAGTTCGTCGGCGCGGCCCGCGACCGTGCCGAGCCGGTCGAGCCACTCGCGCTCCAACTGCGCCTGAGCGCGCTCCATCTCCTCCGGAGTGGGGCCCTCCGCGGCGAAGCGGGCGAGCTCGTCGTCGACGGCGGCCTCGATCACCGGCACCTCGACGTCTCCGGAGGTCTTCACGTCCAGCCAGCCGAGCGAGGGCGCCCCGGCGAGCCGCAGCAGGCCGAATCCCGCCGCGACCGCCGTACGGTCACGGCGCACCAGGCGGTTGTAGAGCCGCGACGACTCGCCGCTGCCGAGGACGGTGAGCGCCAGGTCCGCCGCGTCGCACGCGCGCGTGCCGTCCTCCGGCAGCCGGTAGGCGGCCATCAGGGCGCGGGCCGGGACCTCCTCTTCGACGACCTCGCGCAGCTGCTCGCCGATGCGCTCGGGCAGGGAGCCGTCGCGCGGCGGCTGCTTGCCGTCGTGCGAGGGGATCGACCCGAAGTACTTCTCGACCCAGGCGAGCGTCTGCTCCGGGTCGATGTCGCCGACTACGGAGAGGACGGCGTTGTTGGGCGCGTAGTACGTACGGAAGAAGTCGCGGGCGTCTTCCAGGGTGGCCGCGTCCAGGTCGGCCATGGAGCCGATCGGCGTGTGGTGGTACGGATGGCCCTCCGGGTACGAGAGAGCGGTCAGCTTCTCGAACGCCGTGCCGTACGGAACGTTGTCGTAGCGCTGTCGGCGCTCGTTCTTGACGACGTCGCGCTGGTTTTCCATGGACTCTTCGTCGAGCGCGGAGAGCAGCGAGCCCATCCGGTCGGCCTCAAGCCACAGGGCCAGCTCCAGCTGGTGGGCCGGCATCGTCTCGAAGTAGTTGGTGCGCTCGAAGCTCGTGGTGCCGTTGAGCGAACCGCCCGCTCCCTGCACCAGCTCGAAGTGGCCATTGCCGTGCACCTGCTGGGAACCCTGGAACATGAGGTGCTCGAAGAGGTGCGCGAGGCCGGTTCGCCCCTTGACCTCGTGACGGGAACCGACGTCGTACCAGAGGCAGACCGCGGCGACCGGGGTCAGGTGGTCCTCGGAGAGCACCACGCGCAGGCCGTTGGCCAGCCGGTGCTCGGTCGCTGTCAGCCCGCCGGAGCCGGCCTCGGCTGTGGCCGTGTGACCCATGGGCATGTACGTCCCTTCGATCGCTGAAACATTGCTGGTTCTGCCAGTCCTGACACTGTATGCAAGCGTGCCGACACCTGAGGAAGTTCCCGGTCCGCCCACGGCGTAGTCGACGCGTGACGGCGCCGGAGTACGGGTCGTGGTCGGCGTTGTCAGTGGGACGGTCCACAATGGTCGGCGTCAGATCCCGCACTAGCTTGGTGAAGGAGCCGCAGCAGCGATGGCCCGCCGCAGCACGAAGACCCCGCCGCCCGACGACTCGTACGAGGAGAAGATCCTCGACATCGACGTCGTCGACGAGATGCAGGGCTCCTTCCTCGAGTACGCGTATTCGGTCATCTACTCGCGTGCCCTGCCGGACGCCCGCGACGGCATGAAGCCGGTGCACCGCCGCATCGTGTACCAGATGAACGAGATGGGCCTGCGCCCCGACCGCGGCTACGTGAAGTGTGCCCGTGTCGTCGGCGAGGTCATGGGTAAGTTGCACCCCCATGGCGACGCGTCGATCTACGACGCGCTGGTCCGCATGGCCCAGCCCTTCTCGATGCGCCTGCCCCTGGTGGACGGCCACGGCAACTTCGGCTCGCTCGGCAACGACGACCCGCCGGCCGCCATGCGGTACACCGAGTGCAAGATGGCCGACGCCACCTCCCTGATGACGGAGTCGATCGACGAGGACACGGTCGACTTCGAGCCGAACTACGACGGCCAGGAGATGGAACCGACCACCCTCCCGGCGGCGTACCCGAACCTCCTGGTCAACGGAGCGTCGGGCATCGCGGTCGGCATGGCGACGAACATGCCGCCGCACAACCTCGGCGAGGTCATCGCCGCCGCCCGGCACCTGATCAAGCACCCGGGCGCCGACCTCGAGACGCTGATGAAGTTCGTGCCGGGCCCCGACCTGCCCACGGGCGGCCGGATCGTCGGCCTCGGCGGCATCAAGGACGCGTACGAATCGGGCCGTGGCACCTTCAAGACCCGCGCGACGGTCTCCGTGGAGAACGTGACGGCGCGCCGCAAGGGCCTGGTCGTCACCGAACTGCCGTTCACCGTCGGCCCGGAGAAGGTGATCTCCAAGATCAAGGACCTGGTCGGCTCGAAGAAGCTGCAGGGCATCGCCGACGTCAAGGACCTCACCGACCGCGCGCACGGCCTGCGCCTCGTCATCGAGATCAAGAACGGCTTCGTACCCGAGGCCGTCCTCGAGCAGCTCTACAAGCTGACGCCGATGGAGGAGACCTTCGGCATCAACAACGTGGCGCTGGTGGACGGCCAGCCGCTCACGCTCGGCCTCAAGGAGCTCCTCGAGGTCTATCTCGACCACCGCTTCGACGTGGTGCGCCGCCGCAGCGAGTTCCGCCGCGGCAAGAAGCGCGACCGGCTGCACCTGGTCGAGGGCATCCTGGTCGCCCTCCTGGACATCGACGAGGTCATCCGCCTCATCCGCTCCAGCGACAACTCCGCGCAGGCCAAGGAGCGCCTGATGGAGCGCTTCTCGCTGAGCGACGTCCAGACGCAGTACATCCTGGACACGCCGCTGCGCCGACTCACCAAGTACGACCGCATCGAGCTGGAGTCCGAGCGCGACAGGCTCAACGGAGAGATCGACGAGCTGACCGGCATCCTGGAGTCGGACACCGAGCTGCGCAAGCTGGTCTCCACCGAACTGGCCGCCGTCGCCAAGAAGTTCGCCACCGACCGGCGCACGGTGCTCCTGGAGTCGGCGGGCGCCCCCGTGGCCTCGGTCTCCCTCCAGGTCGCGGACGACCCGTGCCGGGTGCTCCTGTCGTCGACGGGCCTGCTCGCCCGAACGGCCAACGGCGAGCCCTTCGCGGAGGGCGACGCCAAGCGCGTCAAGCACGACGTGATCGTCTCCGCGGTCCCCGCGACGGCCCGCGGCGAGGTCGGCGCCGTCACCTCCGAGGGACGGCTGCTGCGCCTCTCCGTAGTGGACCTCCCGCAGCTTCCGGAGACGGCGGGCGCGCCCAACCTCTCCGGCGGAGCACCCGTCTCCGAGCTGCTCTCCCTGGAGGGCGACGAGAAGCTGATCTGCCTGATGACGCTCGACGAGTCCTCGCCGGGCCTCGCGCTCGGCACCGAGCAGGGCGTCGTCAAGCGCGTGGTCCCCGACTACCCGTCCAACAAGGACGAGTTGGAGGTCATCACCCTCAAGGACGGCGACCGGATCGTCGGCGCGGCCGAGCTGCGCACCGGCGAGGAGGACCTGGTCTTCATCACGGACGACGCCCAGCTGCTGCGCTACCAGGCCTCCCAGGTCCGCCCGCAGGGCCGCCCCGCGGGCGGCATGACGGGCATCAAGCTCGCGGACGGCGTGAAGGTCATCGCCTTCACCGCGGTGGACCCCGCGGTCGACGCGGTCGTGTTCACGGTGGCGGGCTCGCGCGGCACGCTCGACGACTCGGTACAGACGACGGCGAAGCTCACGCCGTTCGACCAGTACCCGCGCAAGGGCCGCGCCACGGGTGGTGTCCGGGTGCAGCGGTTCCTGAAGGGCGAGGACTGCCTGAGCTTCGGCTGGGCGGGCCCGACGCCACCGCACGCGGCACAGCGCAACGGCTCACCCGCCGAGCTTCCGGAGATCGACCCGCGCCGTGACGGCTCGGGCGTCTCCCTGGCGAAGCCGGTGGCCTCGGTGGCGGGCCCGGTGTGACCGGACGCCGCTAACGCTCCTGGTCCGGTTCCGCCTCTGCTTCCTGGACGTACCGCAGTACGCCCCACATGCCCTGCTCATCGGCCTGTGGGGCGTACTCGCGACAGGCCTCGAGATCCTTCTCCAGAGCCGGTACGTCGACGCCCGACCCGATGAGCACGAGCTGGGTCAGCCGCGCCTCCCCCGGGGCCCACGGCTGGGGGTAGAAGCGCAGGAACCGCCCCACGGCGTGCACCTCGTACCGGTTCCTCGGGTCGGCCGGACCGAAATCGACGTACCCCTTGATGCGGTAGAGCCCTTCGGGCCTGCTGTCGAGAAACGCCATCAAGGGGCGCGGCCCCAGGGGCACTTCGGAGGTGAAGGAGAGGCTTTCGTAGGCGGAGTGCAGATGGTCGTGGTGACCTGGCTGACCGCAGCGGCCGTCGGCGCCATCGGCATCACCTGTCTCGTCGTCCCGCAGATCGTCGAAGGAAAGCTGTCCCACCCGCTCCCCCACGGGCGCGCGGTCGAAGAGCAGCTCGACGTCGACGCGCCCGTAGGAGGACGCGACGACGGACGCACGGCCCGCGAACCCGTGGACGACGTCCAGGACGCGCTCACGCTCCTCGTCGGAGACCCGGTCGGCCTTGTTGACCACGACGAGATCGGCGATGCCCAGATGCCGGTCGACCTCGGGGTGCCGCTCCCGGGTGGCGTCGAACTCGGCGGCGTCGACGACCTCGACGAGACCGCCGTACACGATGTGCGGATTCTCGCTGGCGAGGAGCATCTTCACGAGTTCTTGCGGCTCGGCGAGCCCGCTCGCCTCGATGACGATGACGTCGATCCCCGCGGAGGGCCTGGCGAGCCGCTCCAGATACTCGTCGAGCTCGCTCGCGTCCACCGCGCAGCACAGGCATCCGTTGCCGAGCGAGACGGTCGAGTCGCCGAGCTGCCCCGCGACCGACATGGCGTCGATCTCGATCGAGCCGAAGTCATTGACGATCGCCCCGATCCGGGTGCCGCCGCTGCGGTGCAGCAGATGGTTCAGCAGGGTCGTCTTCCCCGAGCCGAGAAAGCCCGTGAGGACGACGACCGGGATCTGCTGCTTGTTCACGTGGACCTCTCGTGTCGACGCCGGCACGACTCGCGCCGGACCCCGGCGGGCCTCGTCGGAACCCGTCGGACCTCGTCCGGCCTCATCGGACCTCATCGAATCCCGTACGACGATTGAAGACCGTCCCAGGATATGTGCGCGTAGGGGGCTCGCGAAGTGAACGATTGTTAGCGGCGCTCGCGGGGCACACATCTGGCACGGCGCCCGGATGTGCGACCACCGCTTCCTTCCGTGCGCCTCCTCTCCGCCTCCCCGCCGATCAGAGCCGCTCGGCACCCTGGGAGACGGCAAGCGCACCGCCCATCGCTCGCCGGTCCGCTCCCTGTCGACCCGCATCCCGACGACCGGCGGACGGTCGCCTATTCGGGGGGGTTGACATGGCCACACGGAAGTCTTGGACACGGGAGGTGGGTCCGGCCGCGACGGCAGGGCTCTCATTCGCGGCCGGAACGTTCCTGCTGCTCCGCGGCAAGGAGTGGCGCCGGTCGGCGCACATCGAGGAACGCGAACGCCGGGCAGCCGAACACGAACGCCTGGCCCTGGCCGCACAACGCAGGAACGCGGCCCTCACGGAACAGCACCGGCTCCACTTCGACCTGCTGTGCACGGCGATGGGGGATGCCTCGCTCGCGGCGGTCCTGAACACCTACGAAGAGGAGATCTCTCCCGAACAGCAACGCCAGTTCCTCTTCGCCAACGCCCTGTACATCAACGCACTGCACGCCCACCGGATCGGCGCCATGAGCCTGGGAGAGCTGCACGGACACCTTCGGGTGATGTGCCAGAACCCGATCTTCCGGCACTACTGGGATGCCACACGGCACCATCGCGCCAGCCTGGACCGCTCCTCCGACGAGGCCAAGGTGGGCCGCATGATGGATCGTCTGGACCGCGAACTCCAGGAAGCGGACACCGACGAGTGGTGGGTGGTGGGCGAACCTCCCGCCGAATAGGGCCGGTTGGATGACACTGGGACCGTCTCGCGGCATCTAGCGGCTAGCCTGTCGCCAGCCCAGCCCAGCACCTATCGCCCGAGGACAGGGATCCCTTTGAACATCGTGCGCCGCATCGGCGTGCCTCCCCGCTTGCGGGGCAGCGCAACCGGCCAGACCTGCCCCGACATCTTTGAGCTCAGCGACGGGAACTTCGCCGTCATCGGGACGGACAAGACCGAAGCGCTCAAGGGCGAACTGCCCGCTGACGCCGGATGTGCTGACTACGAACGCATCGTCGTAGTCAGCCGAGAGACCCTCGTCCGAGCCAAGGTCGACATCCCCGAGGCCTGAGCCGCTCGGCTCCCCCCGCTGTACCGGACCCGGTCATTCAGTACCACTCACCGCCACCCTCGGTGATTGATCAAGTACGTACAGTTCACCTTCGTCGATCTCCACCCGCCCACAAGGAGGCCACCATGGCCGTCCGTCTCGGCCGAAAGCCGTACATAGCACGCAGACTGGGCGTTCCCCCGCGCCTGCGAGGCAGCATCAGCGGGGAGACCTGTCCCGACATCTTCGAGCTCTCCACCGGCGAATTCGCCTTCATAGGGACCGACGTGACCGAGAGCCTGCGGCACGCCCTGCCACCGGGCCTCGCCTGCGGCCAGGACCAGCGCATCGTCGTGATCACCCGCGAGACCCTCCTGCGGGCCAGATCCGACATCCCTGACGCATAGCAGGTCCGGCCCGGGGCACCCCTGGGCCGGACGCCTCCGCGATCGCACACCCGGCCCCCACAGGGGCCGGGCACGTTTCCGCCCCCTGCCCACGGGAAGAATTCGGCGAACCCAGGGAGGGACTGATGGCGCGTCAGCAGGCTTGGCGTACCGCGCTCTCCGTCGGCGCGTGGACCGCGGCCATCACTGCGGGGATCGCACTCGTGGGCGTGGCCTCCTTAGCCGTCAGCGGCTGGCTGATACGTGGCGTGGAAGCGACCAACGGCGACCGGCGCACGGCGGAGGAACGCAGCTCGCTCGGGGACTACTTCGGCGGCGTGAGCGCGGTGTTCTCCGGCCTCGCCCTCCTGCTGCTCGTCGCCACCCTCCTCTTCCAGCAGCGGGAACTGCGGATGCAGCGGCTCGAACTCTCCCTCCAGCGCGCGGAGCTGATCGCCTCACGCGACGAACTGCACCGCAGCGCGGAGGCCGACCTGCGCACGCTGCACGTCCAGCTGACACAGATGGTCATGGACGACCCCTCGCTGGCCGCGGTGTGGAACGACTTCCGCAGGGAGCCGGATTCCGCACTCCGCCAGAACCTCTTCGCCAACCTCACCTTCAACCACTACGTACTGGCCTACAGCTGGGGCAGCTTCTCCGAGGACGACCTGATCGCCCACGCCGAGAACCTGCTCGACAGCAGCACGTTCCGGCGCTACTGGAAC contains these protein-coding regions:
- a CDS encoding CobW family GTP-binding protein, whose product is MNKQQIPVVVLTGFLGSGKTTLLNHLLHRSGGTRIGAIVNDFGSIEIDAMSVAGQLGDSTVSLGNGCLCCAVDASELDEYLERLARPSAGIDVIVIEASGLAEPQELVKMLLASENPHIVYGGLVEVVDAAEFDATRERHPEVDRHLGIADLVVVNKADRVSDEERERVLDVVHGFAGRASVVASSYGRVDVELLFDRAPVGERVGQLSFDDLRDDETGDADGADGRCGQPGHHDHLHSAYESLSFTSEVPLGPRPLMAFLDSRPEGLYRIKGYVDFGPADPRNRYEVHAVGRFLRFYPQPWAPGEARLTQLVLIGSGVDVPALEKDLEACREYAPQADEQGMWGVLRYVQEAEAEPDQER
- a CDS encoding HPr family phosphocarrier protein, which translates into the protein MAERRVNVGWAEGLHARPASIFVRAATAAGVPVTIAKADGNPVNAASMLAVLGLGAQGGEEIVLASDAEGADAALDRLAKLVAEGLEELPETV
- a CDS encoding GntR family transcriptional regulator; translation: MRIPAQSVCTAIRDDIVSGVHERGGRLTEELLARRYGVSRVPVREALRTLEAEGFVVTRRHAGACVAEPTGREAADLLEVRALLEPLAAARAAQHRTEAHLKVLRGLVRLGQDRSRRGQGEDLRSLVGWFHETLAQASGGPGIGVLLTQLRRKVDWMYVVEARAASPESWSERAAIVDAVSRGDAERARALTAAHVERAKGAYRLRPPVRGDGVSEVQPAVNTAALPN
- a CDS encoding M23 family metallopeptidase, with protein sequence MAFTRATGKHRRPSRLTRTTANVAGVAALTTTGVIGGLAAPALAAEDAAVEHTGLTQAISVGDSLAESVDAQAAAQKQAADDAAAAKKAEEAAKKQAAEEKRKAEAKAKAKAKEEREAKERAAREAERKRLNTFVAPISGSYVSTGYQTGGAMWSSGSHTGIDFHAASGTSVHAVGSGTVVEAGWGGAYGNNVVIKMNDGTYTQYGHMSSLGVTVGQTVTPGQQIGLSGSTGNSSGPHLHFEARTGADYGSDMDPIAYLRGHGVNV
- a CDS encoding DUF6082 family protein — its product is MARQQAWRTALSVGAWTAAITAGIALVGVASLAVSGWLIRGVEATNGDRRTAEERSSLGDYFGGVSAVFSGLALLLLVATLLFQQRELRMQRLELSLQRAELIASRDELHRSAEADLRTLHVQLTQMVMDDPSLAAVWNDFRREPDSALRQNLFANLTFNHYVLAYSWGSFSEDDLIAHAENLLDSSTFRRYWNATRAHKAQLSPDSPEGQVFQLFDRAFADRPQGTPPASP
- a CDS encoding DNA gyrase/topoisomerase IV subunit A, which translates into the protein MARRSTKTPPPDDSYEEKILDIDVVDEMQGSFLEYAYSVIYSRALPDARDGMKPVHRRIVYQMNEMGLRPDRGYVKCARVVGEVMGKLHPHGDASIYDALVRMAQPFSMRLPLVDGHGNFGSLGNDDPPAAMRYTECKMADATSLMTESIDEDTVDFEPNYDGQEMEPTTLPAAYPNLLVNGASGIAVGMATNMPPHNLGEVIAAARHLIKHPGADLETLMKFVPGPDLPTGGRIVGLGGIKDAYESGRGTFKTRATVSVENVTARRKGLVVTELPFTVGPEKVISKIKDLVGSKKLQGIADVKDLTDRAHGLRLVIEIKNGFVPEAVLEQLYKLTPMEETFGINNVALVDGQPLTLGLKELLEVYLDHRFDVVRRRSEFRRGKKRDRLHLVEGILVALLDIDEVIRLIRSSDNSAQAKERLMERFSLSDVQTQYILDTPLRRLTKYDRIELESERDRLNGEIDELTGILESDTELRKLVSTELAAVAKKFATDRRTVLLESAGAPVASVSLQVADDPCRVLLSSTGLLARTANGEPFAEGDAKRVKHDVIVSAVPATARGEVGAVTSEGRLLRLSVVDLPQLPETAGAPNLSGGAPVSELLSLEGDEKLICLMTLDESSPGLALGTEQGVVKRVVPDYPSNKDELEVITLKDGDRIVGAAELRTGEEDLVFITDDAQLLRYQASQVRPQGRPAGGMTGIKLADGVKVIAFTAVDPAVDAVVFTVAGSRGTLDDSVQTTAKLTPFDQYPRKGRATGGVRVQRFLKGEDCLSFGWAGPTPPHAAQRNGSPAELPEIDPRRDGSGVSLAKPVASVAGPV
- a CDS encoding M16 family metallopeptidase, with translation MPMGHTATAEAGSGGLTATEHRLANGLRVVLSEDHLTPVAAVCLWYDVGSRHEVKGRTGLAHLFEHLMFQGSQQVHGNGHFELVQGAGGSLNGTTSFERTNYFETMPAHQLELALWLEADRMGSLLSALDEESMENQRDVVKNERRQRYDNVPYGTAFEKLTALSYPEGHPYHHTPIGSMADLDAATLEDARDFFRTYYAPNNAVLSVVGDIDPEQTLAWVEKYFGSIPSHDGKQPPRDGSLPERIGEQLREVVEEEVPARALMAAYRLPEDGTRACDAADLALTVLGSGESSRLYNRLVRRDRTAVAAGFGLLRLAGAPSLGWLDVKTSGDVEVPVIEAAVDDELARFAAEGPTPEEMERAQAQLEREWLDRLGTVAGRADELCRYAVLFGDPQLALTAVGRVLEVTAEEVQEIAKARLRPDNRAVLVYEPVTPEDGADADADDEEAAK
- a CDS encoding M16 family metallopeptidase, which gives rise to MTEAATMQFHAQPQAGTAKPWAFPAPERGTLTNGLTVLRCHRPGQQVVAVEIHLEAPLEAEPAGLDGVATIMARAFNEGTDKHSAEEFAAELDRCGATLDAHADHPGVRVSLEVPVSRLPKALGLLADALRAPAFADSEIERLVANRLDEIPHEAANPARRAAKELSRQLFPATSRMSRPRQGTEETVAAIDSAAVRAFYEKHVRPATATFVIVGDLTGTDLDAVLADTVGAWTGDTAQPRPVPPVTADDTGRVVIVHRPGAVQTQLLIGRIGADRHDRVWPAQVLGTYCLGGTLTSRLDRVLREEKGYTYGVRAFGQVLRSAPDGSGAAMLAISGSVDTASTGPALDDLWKVLRTLAAEGLTDAERDVAVQNLVGVAPLKYEMASSVAATLADQVEQHLPDDFQAQLYRQLAATGTVEATAAVVNAFPEDRLVTILVGDAEEIEEPVRALGIGEVTVVTS
- a CDS encoding DUF6082 family protein, encoding MATRKSWTREVGPAATAGLSFAAGTFLLLRGKEWRRSAHIEERERRAAEHERLALAAQRRNAALTEQHRLHFDLLCTAMGDASLAAVLNTYEEEISPEQQRQFLFANALYINALHAHRIGAMSLGELHGHLRVMCQNPIFRHYWDATRHHRASLDRSSDEAKVGRMMDRLDRELQEADTDEWWVVGEPPAE